From one Culex quinquefasciatus strain JHB chromosome 3, VPISU_Cqui_1.0_pri_paternal, whole genome shotgun sequence genomic stretch:
- the LOC6034026 gene encoding uncharacterized protein LOC6034026 isoform X1 has product MTSSYCSHHQCNNVAFATIVFLLTTMIDLREQTVLTEHPTSAAAAAATTAENVAYSKQITGNSKLSSPTMVPSSTEKILLNVTTTDTLTSVEQQQFQQHQGGTMTPRHNEEAAQLQQSTPTTEMSSPAAVATVEPLPTASASVTVVQPTMDQYKSNYTIKFTTFRPLLVPTLPDIRHRIIHSMPYQSKHHHERHWGPFFEEPLNVTSGALQVGYHLSTEAILNCRVGMLKDKTVMWIRRTTDKVSLLTVGNNTYSGDPRIRVKFQYPNNWRLHINPIKYDDGGLYMCQVSTHPPRVFATNLTILEPAVRIVDEMGYEFYDRYYKLGSTIDISCQVSLSYLATLPTGTPGPNTVGHLVNSFQQQPVPGTAAGAGDGTRPADSKQLNEGVITSNNNKDKTKQSLPQNIVWKKDGTVLPKDIKLSSSLSKQWLSIRLSIIQAERTHSGLYTCTVADKQTTSAQIQVLNGETPAAVQHNQGDKERAISALIFYCVLCWIQLHISYT; this is encoded by the exons aTGACATCGTCGTACTGCTCACATCATCAGTGTAACAATGTCGCATTCGCGACCATTGTCTTTCTTCTTACGACGATGATAG ACTTGAGAGAACAAACCGTGCTCACCGAGCACccaacatcagcagcagcagcagcagcaacaacggcAGAGAACGTAGCATATTCTAAACAAATCACTGGGAATAGCAAATTGTCATCGCCGACGATGGTACCATCGTCGACGGAGAAGATATTGCTAAATGTGACAACGACAGACACGTTGACATCCGTCGAgcagcagcagtttcagcagcaTCAGGGCGGCACGATGACACCTCGACACAACGAGGAAGCTGCACAGCTGCAACAGTCAACACCTACGACAGAAATGTCCTCACCAGCTGCAGTAGCCACTGTGGAGCCATTACCGACGGCATCGGCATCGGTGACGGTAGTGCAGCCAACGATGGATCAATACAAATCCAACTATACCATAAAATTCACAACTTTTCGACCAT TACTAGTACCTACTTTACCTGATATTCGACATAGGATTATACATTCGATGCCTTATCAGTCCAAGCATCACCACGAGCGGCACTGGGGTCCATTTTTCGAAGAGCCACTCAACGTGACTTCCGGAGCATTGCAGGTTGGCTACCATTTGTCAACGGAAGCCATTCTCAACTGTAGGGTAGGAATGCTCAAGGATAAAACG GTGATGTGGATCCGCCGGACGACCGATAAGGTATCGCTGCTCACGGTGGGCAACAACACGTACAGTGGCGATCCGAGGATAAGGGTTAAATTTCAATATCCGAATAATTGGCGGCTACATATCAACCCAATCAAGTATGACGACGGTGGCCTGTACATGTGTCAGGTCTCGACACATCCGCCCCGGGTCTTCGCCACCAATCTCACAATTCTAG AACCCGCAGTCCGGATAGTGGACGAAATGGGGTACGAGTTCTACGATCGATATTACAAATTAGGTAGCACAATCGATATATCATGCCAGGTGTCCCTGTCCtacctggcaacactgcccacCGGAACGCCGGGACCAAACACGGTGGGCCATCTCGTTAACAGTTTTCAGCAGCAGCCGGTCCCGGGGACTGCCGCTGGTGCCGGCGATGGGACGCGACCGGCCGACTCCAAGCAGCTCAACGAAGGAGTGATAACTAGCAATAACAATAAAGATAAGACCAAACAGTCGTTGCCGCAAAATATCGTTTGGAAAAAGGATGGCACCGTGCTGCCAAAGGATATCAAGTTAAGCTCTAG CCTCTCGAAGCAGTGGCTCAGCATCCGATTGTCCATTATCCAGGCCGAGCGGACGCACAGCGGTCTGTACACTTGCACAGTGGCCGACAAGCAGACGACTTCCGCACAAATTCAAGTGCTGAATG GTGAGACTCCGGCTGCGGTTCAGCACAACCAGGGGGACAAAGAACGTGCAATTTCGGCACTTATCTTCTATTGCGTCCTCTGTTGGATCCAACTGCACATATCCTACACGTAA
- the LOC6034026 gene encoding uncharacterized protein LOC6034026 isoform X2: MVPSSTEKILLNVTTTDTLTSVEQQQFQQHQGGTMTPRHNEEAAQLQQSTPTTEMSSPAAVATVEPLPTASASVTVVQPTMDQYKSNYTIKFTTFRPLLVPTLPDIRHRIIHSMPYQSKHHHERHWGPFFEEPLNVTSGALQVGYHLSTEAILNCRVGMLKDKTVMWIRRTTDKVSLLTVGNNTYSGDPRIRVKFQYPNNWRLHINPIKYDDGGLYMCQVSTHPPRVFATNLTILEPAVRIVDEMGYEFYDRYYKLGSTIDISCQVSLSYLATLPTGTPGPNTVGHLVNSFQQQPVPGTAAGAGDGTRPADSKQLNEGVITSNNNKDKTKQSLPQNIVWKKDGTVLPKDIKLSSSLSKQWLSIRLSIIQAERTHSGLYTCTVADKQTTSAQIQVLNGETPAAVQHNQGDKERAISALIFYCVLCWIQLHISYT; encoded by the exons ATGGTACCATCGTCGACGGAGAAGATATTGCTAAATGTGACAACGACAGACACGTTGACATCCGTCGAgcagcagcagtttcagcagcaTCAGGGCGGCACGATGACACCTCGACACAACGAGGAAGCTGCACAGCTGCAACAGTCAACACCTACGACAGAAATGTCCTCACCAGCTGCAGTAGCCACTGTGGAGCCATTACCGACGGCATCGGCATCGGTGACGGTAGTGCAGCCAACGATGGATCAATACAAATCCAACTATACCATAAAATTCACAACTTTTCGACCAT TACTAGTACCTACTTTACCTGATATTCGACATAGGATTATACATTCGATGCCTTATCAGTCCAAGCATCACCACGAGCGGCACTGGGGTCCATTTTTCGAAGAGCCACTCAACGTGACTTCCGGAGCATTGCAGGTTGGCTACCATTTGTCAACGGAAGCCATTCTCAACTGTAGGGTAGGAATGCTCAAGGATAAAACG GTGATGTGGATCCGCCGGACGACCGATAAGGTATCGCTGCTCACGGTGGGCAACAACACGTACAGTGGCGATCCGAGGATAAGGGTTAAATTTCAATATCCGAATAATTGGCGGCTACATATCAACCCAATCAAGTATGACGACGGTGGCCTGTACATGTGTCAGGTCTCGACACATCCGCCCCGGGTCTTCGCCACCAATCTCACAATTCTAG AACCCGCAGTCCGGATAGTGGACGAAATGGGGTACGAGTTCTACGATCGATATTACAAATTAGGTAGCACAATCGATATATCATGCCAGGTGTCCCTGTCCtacctggcaacactgcccacCGGAACGCCGGGACCAAACACGGTGGGCCATCTCGTTAACAGTTTTCAGCAGCAGCCGGTCCCGGGGACTGCCGCTGGTGCCGGCGATGGGACGCGACCGGCCGACTCCAAGCAGCTCAACGAAGGAGTGATAACTAGCAATAACAATAAAGATAAGACCAAACAGTCGTTGCCGCAAAATATCGTTTGGAAAAAGGATGGCACCGTGCTGCCAAAGGATATCAAGTTAAGCTCTAG CCTCTCGAAGCAGTGGCTCAGCATCCGATTGTCCATTATCCAGGCCGAGCGGACGCACAGCGGTCTGTACACTTGCACAGTGGCCGACAAGCAGACGACTTCCGCACAAATTCAAGTGCTGAATG GTGAGACTCCGGCTGCGGTTCAGCACAACCAGGGGGACAAAGAACGTGCAATTTCGGCACTTATCTTCTATTGCGTCCTCTGTTGGATCCAACTGCACATATCCTACACGTAA